The DNA sequence TCCGGCGAGCACGTTCTCGATTTCCTTCGGCCCGATACGGTAGCCCGCGGAGATGATGACGTCGTCTTTGCGCCCGACGAAGTAGTAGTAGCCGTCGTCGTCCAGTTTGGCGAGGTCATTCGTGAACAGCCAGCCATTGTTGAAGGTTTCAGCCGTCTTTTCGGGCTTGTTCCAGTACTCTTTGAAACACTCCGGATCACCGTCGTACTTAACGGCGATTTCACCCACTTCGCCGACCTCGGTGGGGGTGGTGCGGTCTATCGGGTCGAACAGCGCGACGCCGAGCCTCCCGAGCGACGGTTTGCCGAGCGAGCCCTCGCGTTTCGGATAGAGTTTCGAAATCTCATTTACGATGTTCACCGCCTCCGTCTGGCCGTACACCTCGTGGACGACCGCGCCGTCGAAGGTGGCTTCCGCCCACTCGCTGATATCGTCACCGAGCGACTCACCCCCAGACCAGATGCTTCGCATGGACGAGAGGTCGTACGCGGTGGCTGCCTCCGTCTCGTGCATCATCATGCGGAGGGCCGTTGGTGGAATGAAAGACACAGAGATACCGTAGCGCTCGATGAGGTCGAACGTCTCGATGGGGTCGAACTGGCCAACCGCATTGTAGGCGACGAGCGGGCGGCCGTGATAGAGGGTCGTCGCCATCGTCGAGTAGAGGCCTGCGACCCATGCCCACGCGGCAGGCGACCAGACCACGTCCGACTGTTTGATGTCGAAATCGCAGTAGCTCGCGATGTAGTCGGGGAGCAAGCCGAGCACCAAGCGGTGGGCGTGGACGACGCCTTTTGGGTCGCCGGTCGTCCCACTCGTATAGATGATGGAGGCGGTGTCTTCGGCGTTGGTTTCGACGGTTTCGAACTCGTGAGACGCTGTCTCTTGAACGCTCCAAAAGTCGTGTTCGTCGGCTTCGTGTGCCACGTCTCCCACGGTGAGTATTGTATCGAGAGCCGAAAGGTCAGATTTCACCTCTCGCAGCGTGTCGATGCACTCGCTGTCTACGATGCAGGCTTTCGCGCCGCCATCAGCGAGCCGGTAGCCAAGCGCGTCGGGGCCAAACAGCGTGCTGAGGGGAATCGATATCGCGCCGAGTTTCCACGCGGCGACGTGTGCAATCGTCGTCTCTGGTTTCTGCGGAAGACAGACGCCGACGCGGTCGCCGCGTTCGACGCCCTGGTCGCGCAAATAGTTCGCAAGCCGGTTTGCGCTGTTTCGCACCTGCCAGTAAGTGAACGTCCGCGGGGTGTCGGTGGTGCCGTCTGCGAAAATGGCAACCCTGCCGGTGTCCGTCGCCCACCGGTCGCACAAGTAAGTGGCGAGGTTGAATCTCTCTGGCACCTCGTGTTCGAACGAGTCTACAAGCTGGTCGTAGCTCTCCCACTCCTGTCTATAGAAGGTGTACGCGCCAATATCTGGAACCGAAGGCATACCGAGAACTGCGCGACACACCAGCATAGTATTGTCGCATGGTAGCATGGATAGGGGCTGCAAACGGTCTGCAGCTCCCGAACGGTTCGGAAGAGGAGGCATTAGCTCGCTCAACCAAATATTTAATAGCTCGTGGTACGGTTGTTAACAATAGTCTAGGCGGAAACGACGTGTTGCGCCCTAGAAGTAACGTCTTTCAGACAGGTCAAAACATATGGATTTCAGCAAGACGGACACACAGCGGATGGTCAGTGCACAACTTCGGGAATATATCGACGAAAACGTCGTTGGCGAGACGGAAAACTGGGATTCTGGTGAGAACTTCCCCGAGAAGGTCTATCAGGACTTGGTGAAGATGGGCATTATCGGCACCCTGCTCCCCGAGGAACTGGACGGCCAAGGCTTCGGGATTCACACCGGCGGCATCATCATGGAGGAACTCGGCCGCGGTGACGTGGGCCTCGCAAACGTCGTCCACAACCAAATTCTCGGGAACGTCACACTGAGCGAACACGGCAACGAGATGCACAAGGAGATTGCCGCGGCGAACGCTCGCGGCGAGAACAAGCTGTCCTTTGGGTTGACCGAGCCAGACCACGGTTCCGACGCACGGGCAATCGAAACCTACGCGGAAAAAGACGGCGACGAGTGGGTGATAAACGGCGAGAAGATTGCGATTACCTCCTCGCAGTACGCAGACTACAACATCACCTTCTGCCGACTGGGCGACTCGAAGGATTTCCGGGCGTTCCTCGTCCCACTCGACGCACCGGGCGTCGAGGTGCTGCCGTATCACGCAATCGGCACCGCAATCGACGGCTGGGGCCAGATTTTCTTCGACGACGTGCGCGTCCCAGAGGAGAACATGGTCTCTGAGAAGGACGCGTTCAAGATTGCGATGGAGACGTTCGACTACACGCGGCCGTGGATTGGGTATCTCTGTATCGGCTGTGCGCAAAAGACGGTCGAACAGACCATCGAGTACATCAAAGAGCGCGAAACCTTTGGCAAACCGGTGGCGACGAACCAAGGCCCACAGTTCCAAGTTGCGGAGATGCTCACGAAACTCGACGTGGCCCGCCTGAAGTGTGACGAGGTGTGCTGGCGGTTAGAAAACGGCATGGACCACACGAAAGACGCGGCCATGTCGAAGTGGTACTCGGCGGAAGTGAGCTTTCAAGTCGTCAAAGAGTGCACCGTGCTTCACGGCCACTACGGCTACTCACAGGAGTCAGGGATTGGCCAACGGTTCTCCGACATCATGGGCAACGTCATCGCGGACGGCACCCCACAGATTCTGAAACTCATCATCGCGCGCGAGACGTTCGGGCGCGAATACATGTAAGGTCGGGTGGTTTTTTGCGGTTTTCGGGCGCGAGACTGACTGTTGTCTCCAGATAGCGCCGCTCGCGGGGAAACTTATTTAGCCGTCGGAAGGGTCGTTTCTGGAGATGAAAGAGCAGATAGATTTCAGTGGCGATGTCGTCCTCGTGACGGGGGCTGCAGGCGGCATCGGAAGCGCGGTTGCAGAAGAGTTTGCAAAAGAGGGCGCGACGACCGTCGTCACCGACATCTCCCCAGAGGTGGGAACCGAGACAGCAGCGACCTTAGACGAGAAATACGACGCGACCGTCGTATTCAGACAACTCGACGTGGGCGACTACGGCTCGTGTGAGGAGACCATCAACGGTGTCGTAGACGAGTTCGGGAGTCTCGATGTGCTCGTGAACGTCGCGGCGGGCGGCCTGCGCGAACACGACGACAACAAACCGTTCTATCAGACGACGCCCGAAGACTGGCAGATTCAATTCGACGTGACCTTCGGCGGCGCAATCAACACCTCACACGTCGCGGTCAAGCACATGATGGAACAAGAGCGCGGCGCGATTGTGAACTTCATCTCCGAGGCGCACAAGGGCCAAGAGCGCGGCGACAACAAGCTGTATGCAGCCTCGAAAGCTGGC is a window from the Haladaptatus sp. ZSTT2 genome containing:
- a CDS encoding acyl-CoA synthetase — encoded protein: MPSVPDIGAYTFYRQEWESYDQLVDSFEHEVPERFNLATYLCDRWATDTGRVAIFADGTTDTPRTFTYWQVRNSANRLANYLRDQGVERGDRVGVCLPQKPETTIAHVAAWKLGAISIPLSTLFGPDALGYRLADGGAKACIVDSECIDTLREVKSDLSALDTILTVGDVAHEADEHDFWSVQETASHEFETVETNAEDTASIIYTSGTTGDPKGVVHAHRLVLGLLPDYIASYCDFDIKQSDVVWSPAAWAWVAGLYSTMATTLYHGRPLVAYNAVGQFDPIETFDLIERYGISVSFIPPTALRMMMHETEAATAYDLSSMRSIWSGGESLGDDISEWAEATFDGAVVHEVYGQTEAVNIVNEISKLYPKREGSLGKPSLGRLGVALFDPIDRTTPTEVGEVGEIAVKYDGDPECFKEYWNKPEKTAETFNNGWLFTNDLAKLDDDGYYYFVGRKDDVIISAGYRIGPKEIENVLAGHPAVINVGVIGVPDDVRGQIPKAYVELASGYAPSDALAEELKQHSKNRLAKYEYPREIEFVEALPLTVTGKVRRTDLRDLDTD
- a CDS encoding acyl-CoA dehydrogenase family protein; the protein is MDFSKTDTQRMVSAQLREYIDENVVGETENWDSGENFPEKVYQDLVKMGIIGTLLPEELDGQGFGIHTGGIIMEELGRGDVGLANVVHNQILGNVTLSEHGNEMHKEIAAANARGENKLSFGLTEPDHGSDARAIETYAEKDGDEWVINGEKIAITSSQYADYNITFCRLGDSKDFRAFLVPLDAPGVEVLPYHAIGTAIDGWGQIFFDDVRVPEENMVSEKDAFKIAMETFDYTRPWIGYLCIGCAQKTVEQTIEYIKERETFGKPVATNQGPQFQVAEMLTKLDVARLKCDEVCWRLENGMDHTKDAAMSKWYSAEVSFQVVKECTVLHGHYGYSQESGIGQRFSDIMGNVIADGTPQILKLIIARETFGREYM
- a CDS encoding SDR family NAD(P)-dependent oxidoreductase, whose protein sequence is MKEQIDFSGDVVLVTGAAGGIGSAVAEEFAKEGATTVVTDISPEVGTETAATLDEKYDATVVFRQLDVGDYGSCEETINGVVDEFGSLDVLVNVAAGGLREHDDNKPFYQTTPEDWQIQFDVTFGGAINTSHVAVKHMMEQERGAIVNFISEAHKGQERGDNKLYAASKAGVAGFTKALSNEVGQHNIRVNGISPAATLTPATEELIGKYGDRMLKKYALNRLGRPTDSANAAVFLASDAADWITGQILSVNGGYS